The Arachis hypogaea cultivar Tifrunner chromosome 19, arahy.Tifrunner.gnm2.J5K5, whole genome shotgun sequence genome has a window encoding:
- the LOC112778690 gene encoding uncharacterized protein has protein sequence MKPETEGGDAFVTNGFSNWKKKERLQTHIGIHDSAHNQAWRKYFFLRQGLAFRGNDETDDSVNQGNFLELLNFLVKHNEEIDCAFKNARGNLKLRAPSIQKDIVRAAASETTKVIMNDLGDELFAVFVDEARDISIKEQMSVCLRYVNKEGQVREHFLGLVHVSNTNDLSLKLALESLLETYNLSLSRVRGQGYDGASNMQGEFNGLKTLILKENSYAFYVHCFAHQLQLDLVTVAKKQVEIALLFNLLTNLCNVVGASCKRRDMLRDSQMTKTIEALQSGEISSGRGLYQEIALKRAGDTRWGSHYGTILRLISLFPSVVNVLEYVEEDGNNSEQRAEACHLLNVIQSFEFIFNLHLMKNILRVTNELSQALQKNDQDIVNAMALVKVSKQRLQTIRDDGWSLLLDEVSLFCDKHNITIPKMDDIFVLQGRSRRKSSKDLKFASFSS, from the exons ATGAAACCTGAGACTGAAGGTGGCGATGCTTTTGTAACCAATGGCTtttcaaattggaaaaaaaaggagagattACAAACTCATATTGGGATTCATGATAGTGCTCATAATCAAGCTTGGAGAAAAT atttttttttgcGACAAGGATTGGCCTTTCGTGGTAATGATGAGACAGATGATTCTGTTAATCAAGGAAATTTTTTGGAACTTCTAAATTTTCTTGTGAAACATAATGAAGAGATTGATTGTGCTTTCAAAAATGCTCGTGGGAATCTTAAACTAAGAGCTCCCTCAATTCAAAAAGATATTGTAAGAGCTGCTGCAAGTGAAACGACAAAAGTTATTATGAATGATCTTGGGGATGAATTGTTTGCTGTTTTTGTTGATGAAGCCCGCGACATTTCTATTAAGGAGCAAATGTCAGTTTGTTTAAGGTATGTGAATAAAGAAGGGCAAGTTAGGGAGCATTTTCTTGGTCTTGTTCATGTTtctaatactaatgatttatcTCTAAAATTAGCATTGGAGTCATTATTAGAAACATATAATTTAAGTTTATCAAGAGTACGTGGCCAAGGATATGACGGTGCAAGTAACATGCAAGGAGAATTTAATGGTTTGAAAACTTTGATATTGAAAGAAAATTCTTATGCTTTCTATGTACATTGCTTTGCCCACCAACTTCAGTTAGATCTTGTAACGGTTGCAAAAAAACAAGTTGAAATCGCTTTGCTTTTTAATTTGTTAACCAATTTGTGCAATGTTGTTGGAGCTTCGTGTAAACGAAGAGATATGCTTCGTGATAGTCAGATGACTAAGACAATTGAAGCATTACAAAGTGGAGAAATTTCTAGTGGACGTGGTTTATATCAAGAAATAGCTTTGAAAAGAGCTGGAGACACTAGATGGGGTTCACACTATGGAACTATACTTagattaatttctttgtttccttctGTGGTCAATGTTCTTGAATATGTTGAGGAAGATGGAAATAATTCAGAACAAAGAGCTGAAGCATGTCATTTATTGAATGTCATTCAATCCTTTGAATTTATTTTCAACTTGCACTTGATGAAAAATATCTTGAGAGTTACTAATGAATTATCTCAAGCGTTACAAAAGAATGATCAAGACATTGTAAATGCTATGGCATTGGTTAAAGTGTCTAAGCAACGGTTGCAAACTATAAGAGATGATGGTTGGTCTCTTTTACTTGACGAAGTCTCATTGTTTTGTGACAAACATAATATTACTATTCCAAAAATGGATGATATATTTGTGTTACAAGGAAGATCAAGACGAAAAAGCTCAAAAGATCTCAAATTTGCATCATTTTCAAGTTGA